From a region of the Besnoitia besnoiti strain Bb-Ger1 chromosome I, whole genome shotgun sequence genome:
- a CDS encoding PAN domain-containing protein (encoded by transcript BESB_010140) — MLLADTVYGGPVLVSGETFSPYDCQIWCTDTDPCDFWTRQAGTAGGKRTCHLMTEEAFGTASRFVGAVSGPRGWCENQEPTDDAEVKTLEMHTQRRRSQNTRDT; from the coding sequence ATGCTTCTGGCGGATACGGTGTACGGCGGGCCAGTCCTTGTTTCGGGCGAAACCTTCAGCCCATACGATTGCCAAATATGGTGCACAGACACAGACCCTTGCGATTTCTGGACGAGGCAAGCAGGCACAGCAGGAGGCAAACGCACATGCCATTTGATGACAGAAGAAGCATTCGGCACTGCGTCGCGCTTCGTGGGGGCTGTTTCCGGACCTCGAGGATGGTGCGAGAATCAAGAACCTACCGATGATGCAGAGGTGAAGACACTTGAAATGCATACACAAAGACGCCGTTCTCAGAACACGCGTGATACATAA
- a CDS encoding putative ribosomal protein S11 (encoded by transcript BESB_010150), translated as MALPVAAFHSGLESCVPLMTAAPTPGCLRQAVVSIRGTCARTSAYPVTFSWASADAQHLLYAGFTASQHGLPMRRTFSRLRMHRESSSSRRKTTVPQRSDNPTDGTCMPYLLGIGAHYSRFPVRELSLHSGGLKGKAYTSGTAPEMLLGFTPAIPKPVYAYYRFRQRLFFSTTKPASASDANLSPGSQAALSEIRSNVERAAEKGKALAATSSSSGGAGRQVKKQLSKKEMRTLGGHPRRFKLMGGRPEFHHVDRNKNGHIIEPTDKFQVVITTSKNNVHAQVVNKSRAYRTIFGSFAGNVGIRKQAQQGSQCAYRIGQNIARKCRRLGISQVEIKFRRIMRVNQLLQAFTAHGLGVTAIAHEPRLPKCGQNATKPRKRRRV; from the exons ATGGCGCTGCCGGTGGCGGCTTTTCACTCCGGCCTGGAGTCTTGCGTGCCACTCATGACAGCGGCTCCAACTCCCGGTTGTCTCCGGCAGGCTGTTGTCTCTATCCGTGGCACATGTGCCAGAACATCTGCTTATCCTGTGACCTTTTCGTGGGCatctgcagacgcgcagcaccTTCTGTATGCGGGCTTTACCGCAAGTCAGCACGGTCTTCCGATGAGGCGCACattctcgcgcctgcgcatgcacagagaGTCCAGCTCCTCTAGGCGAAAAACGACAGTCCCGCAGCGCTCTGACAATCCGACAGACGGGACATGCATGCCCTATTTGCTAGGCATTGGTGCCCACTATTCCAGGTTTCCGGTCCGCGAGCTCTCGCTTCACAGCGGTGGGCTAAAAGGAAAAGCCTATACCAGTGGCACGGCTCCTGAGATGCTGCTCGGTTTCACCCCCGCCATCCCAAAGCCGGTTTACGCTTACTACCGCTTTCGACAgcgcctttttttctcaACAACAAAGCCCGCTTCTGCATCGGACGCGAACCTTTCGCCCGGCTCTCAAGCTGCCTTGAGCGAGATCCGCAGCAACGTGGAGCGAGCTGCCGAAAAAGGAAAAGCTCTTGCCGCCACATCCAGCAGCAGTGGTGGCGCAGGACGCCAGGTGAAAAAGCAGCTCTCCAAAAAGGAAATGAGGACTCTCGGCGGACATCCCCGGAGGTTCAAGCTCATGGGCGGGCGACCAGAGTTCCACCATGTGGACCGCAACAAAAATGGACATATAATTGAGCCGACGGATAAGTTCCAG GTTGTCATCACGACGAGCAAAAACAACGTCCATGCCCAGGTTGTCAACAAATCAAGGGCGTATCGCACGATTTTTGGATCTTTTGCAG GGAACGTCGGAATCCGGAAacaggcgcagcagggcTCCCAGTGCGCTTACCGTATTGGGCAAAACATTGCCCGCAAATGCAGGCGGCTGGGGATATCGCAGGTCGAAATCAAGTTTCGGCGAATCATGAGAGTGAATCAACTGCTTCAAGCCTTTACTGCTCATGGCCTTGGCGTTACGGCCATTGCGCACGAGCCAAGACTGCCGAAATGCGGACAGAACGCCACGAAAccgaggaagcggcgacgTGTGTGA